A section of the Balaenoptera acutorostrata unplaced genomic scaffold, mBalAcu1.1 scaffold_1009, whole genome shotgun sequence genome encodes:
- the LOC130706680 gene encoding transmembrane protein 258-like — MELKAVNRYTIPGNLAVFPYLTMGLLAIVWFFTRWYFVYEATSTKHTHDMYKKLLISLVTLLFIDFGVLFLLLWVGIYI; from the coding sequence atggagctcaaggccGTGAACAGATACACCATCCCAGGGAACCTGGCTGTCTTCCCCTATCTGACCATGGGGCTGTTGGCTATTGTCTGGTTCTTCACTCGCTGGTACTTTGTTTATGAAGCCACCTCCACCAAGCACACTCATGATATGTACAAAAAGCTTCTCATCTCCTTGGTGACCTTGCTATTCATTGACTTTGGAGTTCTCTTCCTGTTGCTCTGGGTTGGCATCTACATATGA